CCCGTCATCCCACAGGGCAAGTGTCATCAAGAATGTCGGCGGTGGCATAATACCGCCAACCTCTTGCTTGGCCACAGCTTCATCGAGGTAAATTGGGTTGCGATCCTTAATTGCCTTGGCAAATTCACGAACCTTGCCGGCTTCGATTTTCATCACTACCGGTTTGCCGACTCTGCCAATATCGTTTTTGTCTGCCATGTTTCCTCCTGAAGTAGTCAGCATTCAGTAGTCAGTAGGATTGGAAACTAGAGACTGGTGGGGATGGGACTAGTCTCTAGTCTCCAGCCTCTAGTCTCTCCTCATGCTGGATACTGACTACTGACTACTGGCTACTAGCTACTTATTTTGCCGCTACGCCGCAGGCGCATCCAAAGTATGCTGCGCCACTAACTCACGATTCCACGTCGCATCACCAAACGTGACCTCCGAACCCTTGGCACGTTTGAAATAGATGTGGATGTCGTGTTCCCAGGTAAAGCCGATGCCGCCATGCACCTGGATGCCTTCTGCCGTGACTTGCCGAAAGGCGTCACTGCAATACGCCTTGGCCATCGCCGCAGCTAGCGGAGCTTCCGGGATATTATTCGAAACCGCCCACGCTGCGTAATAGGTGGCAGATTTGGCACTTTCAACCTGTACGAGCATGTTGGCGCATTTGTGTTGAATCGCCTGGAACGAGCCGATAGGACGACCGAACTGCTCACGAATCTTGGCGTACTCGACGGTCATGTCGAGCACTTTTTGTGCGCCGCCGCACATCTCAGCACACAGCGCGACTTTGCTGCGATCAATGATACGTTTCAGGGCCTCTCCCCCTTGGCCAGCGGCACCCAGTACCGACTCTGGACCAAGAGTGACTTTATCGAATGTGACTTCACACAACTTGCGTGTCTGGTCCATGGTCTTAAGCAGCCGGGTGCTCACCCCTGCTTGCTGACGATCAATGGCAAACAAGGTAATCCCCTCGGACGTGCGGATAGCACACACGATCGTATCAGCCACATGCGCATCTGGCACAAAGAGTTTGACGCCAGAAAGGCTATAGTTCTTCTTGCCCTTGCGCGCCTTGAGATTGATCCCTTGGTCATCCCAGCGGGCATTCTCTTCGAGAAAGGCCAGTGTCGCTTTGCTCTTTCCTGCCGCAATGTCAGGGAGATACTTCTGCTTCTGCTCCGCACTGCCAGCTTCGAGAATCGCTAGCCCACCTAAACAGGCCGAAGAGAAAAACGGCCCAGGCAAAGAAGTTTTACCCATCTCTTCCAGGACAACAACTAAATCAACAATCGACAGACCAGAACCGCCATATTCTTCTGGATAGATCAGCCCAGTCCAGCCCAACTCGGCCATTTTATTCCACAGTTCGTCAGCATAGCCACGATCATCTTCCATCATCTGACGGACATAGGAAATTGGGCATTCCTTCGTCAAAAAATCAGCCGCGGATTTCCGCAGCAGCTCCTGTTCTTCGCTAAATCCAAAGTCCATGGGTACCTCTCGGGAAAGCTGCCAGCGCTCAGCTCTCAGCTTTCAG
This Deltaproteobacteria bacterium DNA region includes the following protein-coding sequences:
- a CDS encoding acyl-CoA dehydrogenase, with translation MDFGFSEEQELLRKSAADFLTKECPISYVRQMMEDDRGYADELWNKMAELGWTGLIYPEEYGGSGLSIVDLVVVLEEMGKTSLPGPFFSSACLGGLAILEAGSAEQKQKYLPDIAAGKSKATLAFLEENARWDDQGINLKARKGKKNYSLSGVKLFVPDAHVADTIVCAIRTSEGITLFAIDRQQAGVSTRLLKTMDQTRKLCEVTFDKVTLGPESVLGAAGQGGEALKRIIDRSKVALCAEMCGGAQKVLDMTVEYAKIREQFGRPIGSFQAIQHKCANMLVQVESAKSATYYAAWAVSNNIPEAPLAAAMAKAYCSDAFRQVTAEGIQVHGGIGFTWEHDIHIYFKRAKGSEVTFGDATWNRELVAQHTLDAPAA